The following are encoded together in the Bicyclus anynana chromosome 2, ilBicAnyn1.1, whole genome shotgun sequence genome:
- the LOC128198704 gene encoding corneodesmosin-like has product MGATGAHEVGSAGAGYDSGEGDYESGAGGYGSSTGGYASSSDGSDRDEARGYGSSVDGYRGVGSSSYGSGSSGSGEAGGYSSGLGGSGSAGSSGQGSGLNGSENDLYHKSEASLSQLYHVSSRLAYTSKDESDDKYIASMLGYIVAQFLNIYSTKDTTFDDAYAKALNIAETHRNYTATQFAAPIHRSLDILKATIGKFLRTSFTLESTEKDDIKYFGDTGKTIRCSFVPRKDDGIRLA; this is encoded by the exons GAGCTACCGGGGCTCATGAAGTAGGCTCAGCTGGTGCAGGTTATGACTCAGGTGAAGGAGATTATGAATCTGGTGCAGGTGGCTATGGATCAAGTACAGGAGGTTATGCTAGTAGCTCAGATGGTTCTGATAGAGATGAAGCAAGAGGTTACGGTAGTAGTGTAGATGGGTACAGAGGTGTTGGTTCGAGTAGCTATGGAAGTGGATCGAGTGGAAGCGGTGAAGCAGGTGGTTATAGTAGCGGCTTAGGTGGATCGGGTTCAGCTGGATCAAGTGGGCAGGGTAGTGGATTGAATGGATCAGAAAACGATCTTTATCACAAATCCGAAGCGTCCTTGAGTCAGTTGTACCATGTTAGCTCTCGATT AGCTTACACCTCCAAAGACGAATCAGATGATAAATACATAGCCTCAATGTTAGGATACATTGTGGCACAATTCTTAAATATTTACTCAACCAAAGATACCACGTTTGATGACGCTTATGCAAAAGCTCTGAACATTGCTGAAACACATAGAAATTACACTGCCACTCAGTTTGCAGCACCAATCCATCGAAGCCTTGATATTCTTAAAGCTACCATTGGCAAG TTCTTGCGTACTTCTTTTACCCTCGAGAGTACTGAGAAGGATGATATCAAATATTTTGGAGATACTGGCAAAACTATTCGATGCAGTTTTGTACCACGCAAAGATGATGGCATACGTTTGGCGTGA